One Methylocystis iwaonis genomic window, TTTTGCGACCAACTGGCTCGCCGCCTCGCTTCTGGCCTTCACCATCTTTTTCTATGTCGTCATCTATACGATGTGGCTGAAGCGTTCGACGCCGCAGAACATCGTGATCGGCGGCGCGGCGGGCGCCCTGCCGCCCATCGTCGGCTACGCCGCCGCAACGGGCGACATCAGCCTCGCCAGCATTGTCCTCTTCGCCGTCATCTTCGTCTGGACGCCCCCTCACTTCTGGGCGTTGGCGCTGGTGAAGCATGACGATTACAGCCGCGCCGGCGTGCCGATGATGCCGAATGCGCTCGGCGCCGATCGCACGCGTCTCGAGATCCTCGTCTATTCGCTCGTGCTGGCGCCCCTGGGCGCCGTCCCCTGGGCGCTGGGCTTCGCCGGCGCTGTCTATGGCGCTGTTGCGATTGCTGCGGGCCTCTATCTCGCTTGGCTCGCTGTTCAGGTCTATCGCAGGCGCGAGGGCGACATTGCCCGCCGAGCCGCGATGAAGCTGTTCTTTTTCTCTATCTCCTATCTCTTCCTGCTGTTCCTGATCATCGTCGGCGAGCGCCTGCTGACGATCGCCGGCATTATCTGAAGGGAGACGAGATGAACGTCGAGCACAACCCGAATATCGAAGAGGGCGTCGTCCTCACCCCGGAGCAGGCGCGTAGCCGTCGCGCCCGCAATATCGCCATCGCCGTGACTGTCGCCTTGCTGGCGGTGCTGTTCTATGCGCTGACCCTCGTCAAGCTCGGCGGCGCCGTCGCCAATCGGCATATCTGACATGTCCGAGCCCGCCCGCAAGACGCTCAAAAGACCCGGCGCGATCGCCGCGGCGCTTGTCGTCGGCTCTTTGGGCATGCTTGGGCTGTCGTTCGCTTCCGTCCCGCTCTATCGGGCCTTCTGCGCCGCGACCGGATTCGGCGGCACGCCGCAGGTCGCCAAAGCGAATTCGACGGAGCAGGGCAGCCGTTCGCTGGCCGTCCGCTTCGACGCCAATGTGTCGCGCGAGCTCCCGTGGCGTTTCGAGCCCGAGGTCCCTAAAATTTCGCTGCGCACCGGCGAGACGACGACCGTCTATTACAAGGCCACGAATCTCTCCGATAAGGAGACGCGTGGACAGGCGGCCTATAACGTCAGTCCCGATCAGGCCGGCGCATTCTTCGTGAAGGTCGCCTGTTTCTGCTTCGACGAACAAAGGCTCGGCCCCGGCGAGACCGCCGAGTGGCCCGTCGTCTTCTATCTCGACCCCGCGCTCGAGAAGGAAGAGACGATGCGCCGCGTCGAGGAGATCACGCTTTCCTATTCCTTCTTCCCGACCAAAGCGCCGGCGACACCCAAAACCAGCGCCGAAGCCGGGCAGAAGCCCAAGTCCTGACCGCCGGCGGCGCCGGGGGGATTTCAACCTGGAACACGCCGGGCGACCGGCGAATGACGAGGAAAAGAAGAAATGGCCGACGGACACGCCAAACCGCAGCATGACTATCATCTTGTCGATCCGAGTCCGTGGCCGATCGCCGGCGCGTTTTCAGCGCTCTTCACGGCCATCGGCGCGATCATGTGGATGGCGCAGCACAAGGGCGCGCCGATCTACGGCCAGACCTGGGGCGGCGTGCTCTTCTTCATCGGCTTCGCGCTGATTCTCGCTGTCATGTACGCTTGGTGGAGCGACGTTGTTCGCGAAGCGCAGGTCGAAGGCCATCACACGCCGGTCGTCCAGCTTCATCACCGCTACGGGATGATCCTGTTCATCCTCTCCGAGGTGATGTTCTTCGTCGCTTGGTTCTGGGCCTTCTTCAATTCCAGCATCTTCCCCGGCGACATCTGGCAGGTGACGCGCACCGAGTTGTTCCATGGCGTTTGGCCGCCGCAAGGCGTCGAAGTGCTGAGCCCCTGGAAGCTGCCGCTGCTCAACACGGTCATCCTGCTGACCTCCGGCGTGACGCTGACCTGGGCGCATCACGGCCTGCTGCACGACAACCGCGATCAGCTCAAGAAGGGCTTGATGGCGACGATCGGCCTGGGCCTGCTCTTCAGCCTGATCCAGGGCTACGAATATGCGCACGCCCCCTTCGCCTTCTCCTTCGATCCGGCGCATCCGGCGGCGACCAATTACGGCTCGACCTTCTTCATGGCGACCGGCTTCCATGGTTTCCACGTCATCGTCGGCACGATCTTCCTGACTGTCTGCCTGGCGCGCGCTTTCAAGGGGCATTTCACGTCGGGTCAGCACCTCGGCTTCGAGTTCGCCGCCTGGTATTGGCACTTCGTTGACGTGGTCTGGTTGTTCCTGTTCTGCTGCATATATGTGTGGGGGAACTGGGGCGGCGCGATGGAGTAATTGCGCGGCGCGTAGCCCACGCGCCCGCCTCATTGCTGAAATTGACGGTCACGGCGCCGCCGTGGCCGTTTTCTTATGGAAGCGAGATGAAAATGGCTGAAGAGCAGATTTACCCGCCGGCGCGAGTCTATATCGACGGTCTGCTCGGCAGGTGCCCCCGTTGCAGCAAGGGCCATATGATCAAAGGTCTGCTGCAGGTCGCGCCGAAATGCGAGGTCTGCGGGCTCGATTTCTCTTTCGCCGACACCGGCGACGGACCGGCCATTTTCGTGATGATGATCGCAGGCTTTCTCATCGTCGGCCTCGCCTGGTACATCGAGGTGGTTTATCAGCCGCCCTATTGGGTGCATGCGCTGATCTTCCTGCCGTTCTCGGCAATTGTTTGTATCGGCCTGCTGCGGCCGGCAAAGGGCCTGTTGATCGCGCTCCAATATTTCAACAAGGCCGAAGAGGGCCAGCGCGAATCATGACAGCGGGCGCGCGGGCGCTGCTCTGGCCCGCAGTCGCAACAGCGCTGGCCTGCGCGCTGCTCGCCAGCCTCGGATTCTGGCAGGTGAGGCGCCTCGGGGAGAAAGAGGCGCTGATCGCGCGTGTTGAGACGCGCGCGCATCTCGCGCCCAAAGCGCTTCCGCCGCAGGGGGCCTGGGCGACGTTGTCGCCCGCCGATTATGAATTCACCCATGCGCTTGCCCGCGGACATTACCTCGCTGGCCGCGACGCCTTGATCTTCATGAAGCCGCCCGAGGGCTTTGGCCTCGAGCCCGGCTATATGGTCGTGACGCCCTTCGCGCTCTCGGCGGGCGGCGTTGTTCTTATCGAGCGCGGATTTACCCCCGCCTCCAAGATCGACGACGCCGAAGGTCGCGCGCCGCCCGCGGGCGAGACGGAGATCGCTGGTCTGCTGCGGGCCCCGCAAACGCGAAACCCCTTCACCCCGGCGGACGCCCCCAGCCGCGCGATCTGGTATACGCGCGACCCGGCGGCGATCGCCGCCGCGCTTGGCGCCGGCGGCGCGGCTCCCTTCACGCTGGCCCTGACCAGCCCGCAGAGCGCCGGCCCGAACGGCTTCCCGCGCCTCGTCGCGGCCGCGCCAGAATTCGTGAATAATCACCTCTCCTACGCCTTTACCTGGTTCTCACTCGCCACCGCGCTGCTGATCATTTTCGTCCTATATGCGCGCGGGCGGCTGAGAGGCGCCGCATAAAGAGGCGACGAGCCTTGCGGCCAGCGTGGATATGGTATGAAAAGGCGTCGATGCGCGACGCATCGCGCCGCTTGCGAGATGGATCTGAAATTGCGCTACCTTTCGACGCGCGGTGAAGCCGCGCAGCTTGCTTTCGACGACGTTTTGCTCGCCGGCCTCGCAACGGACGGCGGCCTCTACACGCCACTCGCCTATCCGCATGTCTCGCCGAAGGACATCGCGGCGCTTGCGGGGCAATCCTACGCCGACACAGCCGCCCAATTGATCGCGCCGTTTCTGACGGAGGAAGCGGCGCGGGAGGCGCTACGCGAGCAGACAAAGTCGGCCTACGCCACCTTCCGGCATCGCGCCATCGCGCCGCTGACCCAGATTGCCGACAATCTCTTCGTGCTGGAGCTTTTCCACGGCCCGACCCTCGCGTTCAAGGATCTGGCCATGCAGCTTCTCGGCCGCATGATGAATGACGTGCTGGAGAAGCGGAATCTGCGCGCCACAATCGTCGGCGCCACCTCGGGCGATACGGGCGCTGCGGCGATTGAAGCGTTTCGCGGCCTGCCGCGCGTCGATGTTTTCATCCTCTATCCGCACGGCCGGGTCTCGGACGTGCAGCGCAAGCAGATGACCTGCGTCGCGGATGAAAATATTCACACGATCGCGCTGGAGGGCACGTTCGACGACGCGCAGAATATTCTCAAGCGTCTGTTCCGCAATCAGCCGTTTCGTGAACGCGTCAGCCTCGCCGGCGTGAATTCCATCAATTGGGCGCGCGTCGTCGCGCAAATGGTCTACTATTTCACCAGCGCCGTCTCCGTCGGCGCGCCGCATCGGCGTGTTTCCTTCGCCGTTCCGACGGGAAATTTCGGCGACGTGCTCGCGGGCTATATCGCCAAACATATGGGCCTGCCGATCGAGCGCCTGATCGTCGCCACCAACGCCAACGACATTCTCGCCCGCGCGATTGCGACCGGGCGCTATGAGCCGCGCGGCGTGACCCCGACGCAATCGCCCTCGATGGACATACAAGTCTCGTCGAATTTCGAGCGTCTGCTGTTCGACGCCACCGGGCGCGACCATGCGGCGATTCGCGCCGCCTTCGCCTCGCTCGAGCAATCCGGCGCTTTTGACATCCCCGCCGCCGCGCTCGCCGCCATTCGCGCCGAGTTCGACGCGGCGTCCGTCGGCGAAGCCGAGACGACCGATGAGATCGCGCGCACCTGGCGGGACGCCGGCTATGTGCTCGACCCGCACACGGCGACCGGCGTGCGCGCGGCGCGGGCGCGGCTGGCGCAGGACCCCGCGACGCCCGTCGTCGCGCTCTCGACGGCTCATCCGGCCAAATTTCCCGAGGCGATCGAACGCGCCATCGGCAAGCGCCCGCTTCTCCCCGAATCGATTGCCGCGCGGCTCGAAGGACCCGAGCGCTTCACCATCCTGGAAAATGACGAAGCGCGCATTGCCAGCTTCATTGCGGAGCGCGCCCGCGCGGCGCGAGCTTGACCTCCATGGCTCTTTTTGGCGTTCTTGGCCGTCGCGACATGCCTATCAGAGGCGAGGGGGTCTATCTGCGGCCTTCCGAGATGCGCGACTATCTGGAGTGGTCGTCGCTGCGTGAGAGAAGCCGCACCTTCCTCACGCCCTGGGAGCCGATCTGGCCCGTCGACGATCTCACGCGGGCGAGCTTTCGCTATCGGGTCCGCCGCCATGCGGAGGAGATGGCGCGCGACGAGGCCTATTCGTTTTTTGTTTTCCGCGAGGAGGACGACGTTTTGCTGGGCGGGCTCTCCTTCGGCCACGTGCGACGCGGCGTCTCGCAGGCGGCGACGCTCGGCTATTGGATGGGCGAGCCCTACGCCGGCAAGGGCTATATGACTCGCGCCGTGCGCGCCTCCTGCGCCTATATTTTCGAGAAACAGGGCCTGCATCGCATCGAGGCCGCGTGCTTGCCGACGAATGAGCCCTCCAAGCGGCTCCTTGAGCGCGTCGGCTTCAAACATGAGGGCTATGCCCGATCCTATCTGAACATCAACGGCCAATGGCGCGACCATCTGCTATTCGCGCTTCTGGAGACGGACCCCATCCCGCCCGGCAAGCCTGTATAACGCCAAGTCTTGGCTTTCACTGGCTTATCCCAAATCGTTAGCGTCCGTTAATTGAATTTCGAGCATCGCATAAGCATCCGGTTCAGGGCGTTCCCAGCTACTTGCTGATTTTCCTCGGACTTCGCGTAGGTTTCCAAAGTCGAGACGCGAAACGAGGATTGTTCCGTGGGTATCCAGAACATCGGTGCGACGGTTGTGGGCGGCTGTTCGGTGGCTTGCCTGAATCTCGAGGCAACAGCGCAATTGATGTTGGACCTCGCACGCGCGCCCGCCCGCAAGGAAGGTCCTTATTACTTGACCTCCGTCAACGGCGAAGTGCTGGCGCGCCGCTTCTTCGACCGGGATTTCGCGAAGTTGATCGACTGCGCCGACTCGATCGCCGCCGACGGCCAGCCGCTCGTCGTGGCCTCCAAGCTCTTTTCACAGAAGAAGCCGTTGCCGGAGCGCGTCGCCACAACGGACCTCTATCCGCTCGTCGCGCGCCTGGCGCAGGATACCGGCGCGAGCTTCTATCTCCTCGGCGCGTCCGAGGAGGTCAATCGCGCCGCCTATGAAGCGACCAGGCGCATCGCGCCGCGCCTCAATATCGTCGGCAGATCGCATGGGTTCCTGAAAGGCGCGGCGCTCGAAGCCAAGCTCGACGAGATCAACGCGCTCGCGCCGGATATTCTCTGGCTGGCCATGGGCGTGCCGCTCGAACAGCAATTCGTGCGCGACTACGCGCATCGGCTGAAAAATGTGAAGATGATCAAGACCTCCGGCGGCCTGTTCGACTTTGTCGCCGGCGCCAAGAAGCGCGCGCCAAAATGGATGCAGCTCATCGGCCTCGAATGGGCGTTTCGGCTGAAGCTAGAGCCGCGGCGGCTGTTCAAGCGCTATCTGACGACCAATCCGGTCGCGGCTTATTTGCTGTTGACGCAGACGCATTAGGCTGATCAATCCCGCCAGTTGAGAATTGCCCACGAGCTTAAACAACGGTACGGTGGGCGCGCTGGATACGAGAGGAAGCTTTGCGCGTCAGCTTTAGAGACTTACAGGACGCCTTCGAATTCGTGTCCGTTGGGGCAGGTGAACACGAAGCATTTTTATGTAAGAAGAGCGGCAAAATTTATTTCCACTCCGAGCTCGTTGATGATCTGGACGAATTGCCAGACGACGTTGGCGACAGCGACAAGTTCCTCCAGATACCGGACAAGCGAGCGTTCGATCTCGGCAAGCCACTCGTATTGGACTTCGCTCGCGAATTCCTGGCCGACGATTTCGAGGATGTCCGACAGTTTTTCGGCAAAAAGGGCGCTTACGCTCGCTTCAAGGGACTGTTGGAGCGACGGGGCGCGCTCGATCATTGGTATGCGTTCGAAGCGAAAGCGGAAGAAAACGCTCTGCGGGCGTGGTGCGAGTTCAACGGAATCGAGCTGGCCGACGGATAGCGGTAGGTCCGGCTATCACAATCTTATCCCCTCCCTCGTCCACTCAGCGCCGTCATTGCAAGGAGGCGGAGCCGACGAAGCGATCCAGGACCGCATCGCCGCCCTGGATTGCTTCGCTTCGCTCGCAATGACGGGCTCTGAGCAGAACCAGCGCTCTTATAGCTCTGGATTCCCGGTCGGGCTTTCAGCTCGCCGGGAATGACAAGTCCCCATGCGAGCTGTTCAAACGGAAATGGTATGACCGCCCGTCCTACAGTCGACCAGCCAGTCTTCCCCACAGCGCATTGCCGGCTTTGAAGACATAATCGAGCTTGGCGCTCGTCACGCTCTGGGCGCCCTTGCCGATCAGCCAGTCCGCGAGGGCCGCGACCTGCTTCGTCGGACAGGCGAAGGTCGTCGTGTCGCCATTGCGCTCGCGCAGCGTGGCGCCGAAATTGGCCTGCGCCTCGCTCAAAGCCGCATCGTTCAGCGCGACCGCCGCCCGCACCTCGCGCGTCGTCCGCGCTTCCTCTTCCGCCGCGATGCGCGAGAGGATGATGCGCGCGGCCTCCTTCGCCGTCTCGCTCCAGGGCGCCGAGAGCGACGCGACCAGATTGGCCTGCGAGCGCAGGATCACGCCATCGTCGAGAATCTTGAGCGCATTGGCGGCGAGCGTCGCGCCGGTGGTGGTGATGTCCACGATGAGATCGGCGGAGCCGGCGGCCGGGGCGCCTTCGGTGGCGCCGGAGCTTTCGACGATGCGATAGTCGCCGACGCCATGCTGGGCGAAGAAGCGGCGCGTGGTGTTGAGATATTTCGTCGCGACGCGCAGGCCGCGGCCATGGCGCGCGCGGAAGCCGTCGGCGACGTCCGCGAGATCGGCCATGGCGCGCACGTCGATCCAGGCCTGCGGAACCGCGACGACGACATTGGCGTGGCCGAAGCCCAGCGGCGCAAGCAGCTCCACTTTGCTCTCGGGATCGGCAATCTCCTCGCGCACGAGGTCCTCGCCGGTAATGCCGAAATGCACGTCGCCGCGCGCGAGGCGCCCGGTGATCTCGGAGGCGGAGAGATAGGCCACTTCGACGCCGTCGAGGCCGGCGATGGCGCCGCGATAATCGCGGGCGCCGCGTCCCTGCGTCAGTTCCAGGCCGGCGCGGGCGAAGAAGGCGTTGGCGTTTTCCTGCAGGCGGCCCTTCGAGGGCGTCGCCACGATGAGCTTCTGCGTCATGCCGCCTCTCCCGCGCGCGCGGCGCCGGCTAGTCTATCGATCCAGATGGCGGCGCCCACGGCCGGAATATCGGCCTTGGCGCCGAGCGTCTTCAAAAGCCGGTCGTAGCGGCCGCCGCCGATGACGGGCGCACTCTCGTCCGCGCGGCGCGCTTCGAAGACGAAGCCCGAGTAATAGTCGAGGTGACGGGCGAAGCTCGCCGAGAAGACCATGTCGTCGAGGTTCAAGCCGCGAGCGGCGATGAAGCTCGCGCGGGTGTCGAAGGAATCGAGCGCCGCCGTGAGGTCGAGCTTGGCGTCCTCGGCAAGCTTGCGCAGGGCCGCGGAAGCGATGTCCGGCGCGCCTTCTATGGCGAAAAAGGCTTCCGCCAAGGCCCGTTTCTCAGGCGAGACGCCGGCGCCCTCGGTGAGCGTCGCCTGATCGAGGAAGCGCTCGGCGATCTCCGCCGCGCTGCGGCCGCCGACTGGCGTGATGCCGGCGATGGCGAGGAGGTCTTCCACCAGCCGCCGCGCGTCGGCCGAGTCGACCTTGGCGAGCGCGGCGAGCACGCCCGACTGCTCGGCGCCGCGGCGGTTGGGCGGCGTGAAAATTTCAGCGATCGACTGGGCGCGCGCATGGCCCGACTCGACGCGTCGGCGCCACACCGGCGGCAGGTCGAGCCCGTCGAGAAAGGCCGACACCAACCCGGCGTCGCCGATGCGCACCGAAAGCCCTTTGGCTCCGCCAGCGGCGGCGGCGTCAAGCGCGGCGCCGAGAATTTCGGCGTCAGCAGCCTCGCGATCGTCGCGGCCGAAGCTCTCTATGCCAGCTTGCAGAAATTCCCCTTCGCCCGACGCCCCGTGCAAAGGCGCGCGGAAGATCGAGCCGCCATAGGCGAAGGCGGCGGCCTCTCCCGCTTGCGGCGTCGCGAGATAATCGAGGCACACGGGGATCGTATATTCCGGCCGTAGGCAGAGCTCGGCGCCGGAGGCGTTGGTCGTCAGATAGAGATGACCGCGAAAATCTTCGCCCGAGCGATCGAGAAAAACGCCAGCGGGCTGCAGAAGCCGGGGCTCGTGGCGCGTGAAGCCGGCCCGTTCGAAATGCGCAAGAATGGCCGCGAGCCTGTCGGCGGCGATTCTCTCCGGGGCTTGGCGGTCGGGGGCTTTATCGGCGGTCACGCGGGAATTTTCCTCTCGATTTTGCGTTTTCTTTAGCAATTGCCCCGCCCGCGCGCACCCGCTTTCGGCGCGAAAGGTGAATGGCCGGGCCCGGCTCAAAGAAAGAGCCGCGGGGACGCCGCGGCTCGATTACGATCCGAATGTGACTGGATCAGCTCAGCGACGATGCTCCCAGCCGCGGCGCGAGGCCTCGGAGTGGCGTTTGGGATCGCCGTGCCAGCCTCGATGCTGAGAAGATTGGCCGCCGCGCTCTTCTTCGCGGCCGCGCGCCTGCGCCTGCCCGCCCCGGCGCTCCTCCCAGCCGCCGCGGGCCCCGCGAGGCTCCTCCTCTCCCCGCCGGCGTCCTTCCTCCTCGCGGCCGCCCCAGGGCGACGGGCGCTCTTCTTCCTCCCAGCCGCGTCCTTCCTCGCCGCGCCGGCTTTCCCAGCTTTCGCGTCCGCGGCCGCCGCGCGGCGCTTCCCGGCCGGGCGGCTCGGCCCAGACTTCCTCCTCCTGCGCCAACTGAATATGCAGGGTCTTGGGTTGCGGCAGCAGCAGCTCCTCGGAGAACTGCTCCATCAGCTCGTCGCGCCGCGCCATCATCCGCTTGCCGAGCGCCGCCGTATCGACGCCGCCTTCCAGCGCCTTGGCGAAGATGCTGTCGGGGCTCTTTTCCTCCTCCTGGATATGCCGGCGTACATATTCCCCGAGCACCGTCACCTTCGCGTCGAAGAACGGGTCGCTCTGCGGCGTGCCCATGGCGATCTCGGCAGTCAGGATTTTCGCGGTGTCATGCTCGACCTGGGCCTCGTCGAGCAGCGGGTCGTCGACATGCTCGCGGCAGGCCGGGTAGAAGATTTCCTCCTCCAGCTCCGCATGGATGGTGAGCTCGAGGCAGATCTGCTGTGCGAGCTTCGATTTCTCGGCGCGCCGCTTCGCCTGCTCAAATTTGTCGAAAAGCCCCTCGACGCGGCGGTGGTCCGCCTTCAGCATTTCGATGGCGTCGGCTTTCTGCCTTTCGCCGTTTCCGCTGGTTTTCTCCTGCATTCCCTTCCCGGAACCCTTTTCGTCCCATTCGTCCATCTGCTTCGCCATGGGTTTCCTCGACGCGCTTGACTGAAACGCCCCTTTCAGCCGTTCGAAGCGCGTAACGCGGAGCGTGCTTGGGCTGTTCCAATTGAGCGGCGGCGGGGCGGGGCGCGGGCGCAATGGCTTTCTTGGCGCGCGCCGCCCCGGTATGCTGGGCAAAATTGGAGAGCGAAATGGCGGACCATGAACGGCTCACCGTCACCCTGCCGCAGTCTCAGGAGCTTGTGGCCGTCAAAGGCGATATTAAAGAAGGCTTGGCTGACGTTGCAGCCGGGAGAACCAAGGATTTTGATCTCGAAAACATCATTACCCGTGGGAGAAAGCTATTAGCCAGCCGCTCCGACTCTGCCGGACAGAGACGGGGAAGCTGATCTCGCCAAGATATGGGCTTGCGGGCAGGGCGGCTTCGCTGCGAATTGAGGGGCAGCCCCGGGCCAACGTCATTTTCCCGCCCGCTCCAGCAGTTGCTCCAGCGGCAGCGAACTCACTCCCTTAGGCGGCGCAAAAGGTTCCTCCACGGAGGCGACGAGGGAGAGGGCGACGACGGCCGCCGCGCTGAAAATCGCCTGCGCCAGCAACTGCGACCCGGCGCGCTCCAGATGCACGACGGCGAGGGCGATCTGCGTGATGAAGGCGATGATGATCACCGCCGCCCATTTGCGGTCGTCCGGATAGGCGCCGGCGATGGCGAGGCGCTGCTCGCGCGCCAAGCGCAGCTTCAACACCGTGTCGATCAGCGCGCGCTGGAAGGCGGGCTCGACCTTCGCGGTGCTCACGACCCGCGTCAGCGCATTGAGCGCCGCTTCCGCCTCGGGCGCGGGCTCGCCGTTTTCCATGGCCTTCCACTCGAGGGCGACCACGGACTCGATGTAGTTGCGCAGGGCTGTCGGCAGATCGTCGGCGCCGACGCCATTGCCACTCAGGGTCATGAGGGTCATCAATTCCTCGCGCTCCAACGCGAGGGCGCTATAGGCGCGGCGGTTGGCGTCCCAGACGTCCTGCGAGAGAAAGGTCATGAGGAGACCGAAGAGCGTCGCCGGCACGCCGACGAAGGGCGGAACGACGCCTTTCCAATTATGCATACGCGTCGACAAAGGGGAGGCGAAGCTCAACCAGCAGAGGAAGAGCGCCAGCGCGATCATGGTCCCGCTCAGCGTCAGCGCCATGACTGTGGTCGTCTGGGACATCCACCAGTGAATAAACGTCACGTTCTCCACGATCCCCTCCCGAGCCGAAAACCTGGCCTCTTGGGTAAGATGGCGGGCGCCGAACGGCAAGCCGCTGAAAACGGGCGGCCGTAGCCCGCTTGTTGGCGGGCTGCAGGAGTGGTTTGATTGGTCCTCAGTTTCCCGAAAGCAGGGTTCTTCGCAGCGATGCCCCAAACGATGATCGAAATGCCCCGCTTTCCGACTGGCGTTCCGGGCCTCGACGAGGTCTTGCAGGGAGGGCTTCCACGCGGCGCGCTGATCTTGGTCGAAGGGCCTCCCGGCAGCGGGAAGACGACCGTCGCATTGCAGTTTCTGCTTGCCGCCGCCCAGAGGGGCGAGAGCTGTCTGCTGGCGTCCAACGCCGAGACGCCCGAACAGCTCGAACGCATCGTCGCATCCCACGGCTGGAGCCTGGAAGGCGTTCATATGACCTCCTTGTCGGAGGCGAGCGGCGGAGAGGAGCTTCCAACGTCGGATTACACCCTCTTTCCAGAAGCAGAGGTGGAGATCGACGAAACCCTCCAGCACCTCTTCTCGGAAGTCGAAAGACTAAAACCGACGCTGTTGGTCCTCGACACGATTTCCAGCCTGAGGGTTGTTGCGCCCACGCCAGCCTTCCATCGGCGCCAGCTCAAGCGCATTCGGGATTTCATGGCCGCGCGCGGCTGCACGACAGTGATGCTGGACGAAGCCTCGATGACCGAAAAGGATCTACGCAGCCAAACGCTTTCCGACGGCCTTATCGAGCTGCAGCAAGTCGATTTCCATTATGGCGCCGATCGGCGTCGCCTCAGAGTTCGAAAGCTTCGAGGTTGCCGATATCTCAGTGGCGCGCATGATTTCACGATCACGACCGGGGGACTCGAGGTCTATCCCCGCCTCGTCGCACAGAGCTATGCGGCCACGCCGAGTTTTGAGCCGCTCGAAAGCGCCGTTCCGGAGATCGACGCACTGACCGGCGGCGGCGTTGCGCGCGGGTCCAGCACGCTCGTCGTTGGGCCCGCCGGTATCGGCAAGTCCACAATATCGACGCTTTACGTGATGGCGGCGGCGGCGCGCGGCGAAAAAAGTTGCGTGCTTCTCTTCGACGAGAACATCCCCACCTATATAGCGCGAAGCGAGGGCCTGGGACTCAAAATCCAGGCCGCAAAAGAGGCAGGGCTTGTCAGCGTCATACATCTCGATCCGGCGGAGCTCAGCGCGGGCCAGGTCGCCAGCCTTCTCATCCGCCACGTCGAAGCGAATGGCGCGAAGGTGGTGGTCGTCGACACTTTGAACGGCTACCTTCAGTCCGCGATGGAGGAGCCGAGCGTGTACCTGCACATACGGGAGCTCATCTCCTATTTGAGCCGCCGCCAGGTCGTGACCCTGCTGACCCTCACCCAGCATGGCATTCTCGGCCCCGAGACGGCGACGCCGATCGATCTCAGCTTTCTCGCCGACAATGTCTTCCTGCTGCGTTACTTCGAGATGAAGGGCGCGCTCATAAGGCTCTGTCGGTCGTCAAAAAGCGGACCGGGGGGCACGAGCACACAATCCGTGAACTCGTGGTGGGGCACGGTCGCATAGATGTCAGCGAACCTCTCGAGGGGTTTAGCGGCGTGCTCACCGGCACGCCTGTCTTCGCGGGTGAGGCCAGCCCGAAGGGGATGTGAATGACTTGGCGCGACTCCTGCGGAGTCGGCGGCGACGGGAAGGATTTTCGCATTCTGATCCTCACG contains:
- a CDS encoding ATP phosphoribosyltransferase regulatory subunit, producing MTADKAPDRQAPERIAADRLAAILAHFERAGFTRHEPRLLQPAGVFLDRSGEDFRGHLYLTTNASGAELCLRPEYTIPVCLDYLATPQAGEAAAFAYGGSIFRAPLHGASGEGEFLQAGIESFGRDDREAADAEILGAALDAAAAGGAKGLSVRIGDAGLVSAFLDGLDLPPVWRRRVESGHARAQSIAEIFTPPNRRGAEQSGVLAALAKVDSADARRLVEDLLAIAGITPVGGRSAAEIAERFLDQATLTEGAGVSPEKRALAEAFFAIEGAPDIASAALRKLAEDAKLDLTAALDSFDTRASFIAARGLNLDDMVFSASFARHLDYYSGFVFEARRADESAPVIGGGRYDRLLKTLGAKADIPAVGAAIWIDRLAGAARAGEAA
- a CDS encoding hemerythrin domain-containing protein, with amino-acid sequence MAKQMDEWDEKGSGKGMQEKTSGNGERQKADAIEMLKADHRRVEGLFDKFEQAKRRAEKSKLAQQICLELTIHAELEEEIFYPACREHVDDPLLDEAQVEHDTAKILTAEIAMGTPQSDPFFDAKVTVLGEYVRRHIQEEEKSPDSIFAKALEGGVDTAALGKRMMARRDELMEQFSEELLLPQPKTLHIQLAQEEEVWAEPPGREAPRGGRGRESWESRRGEEGRGWEEEERPSPWGGREEEGRRRGEEEPRGARGGWEERRGGQAQARGREEERGGQSSQHRGWHGDPKRHSEASRRGWEHRR
- a CDS encoding ATPase domain-containing protein, which gives rise to MPRFPTGVPGLDEVLQGGLPRGALILVEGPPGSGKTTVALQFLLAAAQRGESCLLASNAETPEQLERIVASHGWSLEGVHMTSLSEASGGEELPTSDYTLFPEAEVEIDETLQHLFSEVERLKPTLLVLDTISSLRVVAPTPAFHRRQLKRIRDFMAARGCTTVMLDEASMTEKDLRSQTLSDGLIELQQVDFHYGADRRRLRVRKLRGCRYLSGAHDFTITTGGLEVYPRLVAQSYAATPSFEPLESAVPEIDALTGGGVARGSSTLVVGPAGIGKSTISTLYVMAAAARGEKSCVLLFDENIPTYIARSEGLGLKIQAAKEAGLVSVIHLDPAELSAGQVASLLIRHVEANGAKVVVVDTLNGYLQSAMEEPSVYLHIRELISYLSRRQVVTLLTLTQHGILGPETATPIDLSFLADNVFLLRYFEMKGALIRLCRSSKSGPGGTSTQSVNSWWGTVA
- the hisG gene encoding ATP phosphoribosyltransferase, translating into MTQKLIVATPSKGRLQENANAFFARAGLELTQGRGARDYRGAIAGLDGVEVAYLSASEITGRLARGDVHFGITGEDLVREEIADPESKVELLAPLGFGHANVVVAVPQAWIDVRAMADLADVADGFRARHGRGLRVATKYLNTTRRFFAQHGVGDYRIVESSGATEGAPAAGSADLIVDITTTGATLAANALKILDDGVILRSQANLVASLSAPWSETAKEAARIILSRIAAEEEARTTREVRAAVALNDAALSEAQANFGATLRERNGDTTTFACPTKQVAALADWLIGKGAQSVTSAKLDYVFKAGNALWGRLAGRL